Part of the Paenibacillus sp. FSL R7-0273 genome is shown below.
TCAGTTAAATCAGTTTTATGATGATTCCTTTCCCATCAAGGAACATCATGATATTATGCATTTTATAAATAAACTTACGAATTATATTTATCAAAACAAAACGTTGTTTAACATGCTTACCAATCCGGAAGACAAATTATTAACCTCCGATAAATTTAAGCAGTTTTTCAAAATGAAGATTTTGCAGGAAATGCTTATGGACAACAAAAATAGGGATACATCAACGGTGAATGTAGAAACAGAAAGTCTGTTTATTGCCTCTGGGGTGGTCGGGGTGATCGAAGACTGGGTCGTACGCGGCATGGAAGAAGAGCCCACGGGCATGTCCCTACGTATACAACAGCTGCTGCTGAAGTTAGAGGGCTAGGCACTTAGTCAATAAAAATAAAAGAGTGCATTAGAGATATTCTCTAATGCACTCTTTAGCTATACCGGCGAGAGGACTCGAACCTCCACGGTTTCCCACTCGATTTTGAGTCGAGCGCGTCTGCCATTCCGCCACGCCGGCGTATTGAACTGATAACTCCAAAATCAATGGAGGCGCCACCCAGATTTGAACTGGGGATAAAGCTTTTGCAGAGCTTTGCCTTACCACTTGGCTATGGCGCCATAAAATGGAGCGGACGACGGGAATCGAACCCGCGACCCTCGCCTTGGCAAGGCGATGCTCTACCGCTGAGCCACGTCCGCATAAATGGCTGGGGATATAGGATTTGAACCTATGCATGACGGAGTCAAAGTCCGTTGCCTTACCGCTTGGCTAATCCCCAATATTCATTTCATTTCATCAATTTAATAATAAAGGGCGACTGATGGGTCTCGAACCCACGAATGCCGGAACCACAATCCGGTGCGTTAACCCCTTCGCCACAGTCGCCATATTAAACTATTATTAGATTCTTACAATCCATACTTTTAAAGAAATGGGGCGGCCGATGGGTCTCGAACCCACGAATGCCGGAACCACAATCCGGTGCGTTAACCCCTTCGCCACGGCCGCCATATTAAGCTTTAAAGTATTTCATTGGCAGGGGCAGCAGGAATTGAACCCACACCAACGGTTTTGGAGACCGTTGTTCTACCTTTAAACTATGCCCCTAAAGATGGTGGAGGCTGATGGATTCGAACCACCGAACACGTACGTGAGCAGATTTACAGTCTGATGCGTTTGGCCACTTCGCTAAGCCTCCACAGATGGTGCCGGCGAGAGGACTTGAACCCCCAACCTACTGATTACAAGTCAGTTGCTCTACCAATTGAGCTACACCGGCATATTCTATTGTAATAATCATGGTGGCGCGGGAGGGAATCGAACCCCCGACACAAGGATTTTCAGTCCTTTGCTCTACCGACTGAGCTACCGAGCCAAGAAAATTTGTGATACTAATGGCGGAACCGACGGGATTCGAACCCGCGATCTCCTGCGTGACAGGCAGGCATGTTAGGCCAACTACACCACGGTTCCAAATAAATTGCGGGGGCAGGATTTGAACCTGCGGCCTTCGGGTTATGAGCCCGACGAGCTACCGGGCTGCTCCACCCCGCGTCAGTAAAAAATCTATATGGTGGAGGCTGAGGGGATCGAACCCCCGACCCTCTGCTTGTAAGGCAGATGCTCTCCCAGCTGAGCTAAGCCTCCATCAAAACCAGAACTTTTATATCTTATCATTTCCTCTCAATAAAGTCAAGCTTTATTTAAAGGATAATGGTGACCCGTAGGGGATTCGAACCCCTGTTACCTCCGTGAAAGGGAGGTG
Proteins encoded:
- a CDS encoding TetR/AcrR family transcriptional regulator, which codes for MVNSFDLFINEQVEPNCTEMGLIVGDRRSIRTKASIKQAFLSLLNTKVISKITILEISELADIGRGTFYLHYKDIYDLYNEIEAEMFDQLNQFYDDSFPIKEHHDIMHFINKLTNYIYQNKTLFNMLTNPEDKLLTSDKFKQFFKMKILQEMLMDNKNRDTSTVNVETESLFIASGVVGVIEDWVVRGMEEEPTGMSLRIQQLLLKLEG